CATCATTGACGCCCGCAATGTACACGCCTACCTTCGCGGTGTCAGTCCCCCCGACCGCAGGAAAACCGGACTGCGCCAAGGAGCCCACGTCTCGTGATGCACCGCATCCGCACCCGTACGCTCGTCGCCGTCGCGGCACTGCTGCTCGCCGCCCCCGTCGCCCCGGCCGCCCACGCCGCCGCCGAGGACGTCCATGTCGAGGGCCGGCTGCCGTCCGGAGCGGCCTACCTCATGGACGTACCCGCCGACTGGAACGGCACGGTCCTCCTCTACAGCCACGGCTACACCCCGGCCGGCGCGCCCAACCCGGCGCGCAACGCGCCCGACGACACCACCAAGTCCCTGCTCCTGAAGCAGGGTTACGCGCTGATCGGATCCTCGTACGCCACCACCGGCTGGGCCGTGACCGAGACCGTGCCCGACCAACTGGCCACCCTCGACACGTTCACCGCCCGCTTCGGCCGCGCCGGACGCACCCTGGCCTGGGGCACCTCCTACGGCGGTCTGGTCACCACCGCCCTGGCGGAGCGTCACGCGTCCCGACTGGCCGGGTCCTTGTCGATGTGCGGGCTGGTGCAGGGCGGTGTCGCCAACTGGAACAGCACACTGGACCCGGTCTTCGCCCTCAGGACACTCCTCGCCCCCGGCTCCGGCATCCCCCTGACCCGGCTGCCGAACCAGACCGCCGCCACCGAGGCGTCCGACGCGATGACCGCCGTGCTCGCCGGGGCGCAGCGAACCGCCGACGGCCGGGCCCGCATCGCGCTCGCCGCGGCCCTGCACAACATCCCCGGCTGGAACGACCCGTCGCAGCCCCGGCCCGCACCCACGGACCGGGACGCCCAGCAGACCGGCCAGTACCAGGCCGTTCTCGGGCTGGTGCGGTTCCCGGCCTTCGTCTGGCGCCAGGAGGCCGAGTCCCGGGCCGGCGGCTCCATGTCGTGGAACACCGGCGTCGACCACCGCGCCATGCTCCACCGCTCCCCGTACCTCAAGGAGGTCGAGGAGCTGTACGCGAAGGCGGGCCTGTCCCTGACGTCCGACCTCAACGCCCTCGACAGGGCCCCGCGCGTCCGTGCCGACGCCAAGGCGGTCCGGTGGATGAGCCGGACGAGCACCTTCACCGGCCGTCTCACCAGGCCCCAGCTGAACATCCACACCACCGGCGACGCGCTGATCCCGGTGCAGTCCGAGAGCGCCTACCGCCGGGCCGCCACGGCCGCGGGCTCGGCGCCCCTGCTACGGCAGCGCTTTGTCGACAACGCGGGCCACTGCACGTTCAGTCCGGGCGAGCAGATCGCCGCGCTGCACACCCTGGAGGACCGCATCACCACCGGCCACTGGCGCGGCAGCGATCCCGCCACGCTCAACTCCCGTGCCACGAAAGCCGATCCGGCCTCGGCGGCCCGCTATGTTCCGTATGCGCCCACGCGTTACCCCCGCCCCTACGACCGGTCCCGTCCGTCCGACGAGCACCGGCGACAGCCCTGACCGGAGAACGCGTCACGGCTCCGTGGTCTCGGATTCCAGCGAGGCCCGCGTCTCCGTGCCGTACACCCCCGAGTCGTCCTGGAGGACGAAGCGGGTGACCTGGTAGGTGCGCACCGCGCTCTCGACGGCCCGGCTGAAGTCGCCGTCCGCCTCCCCGTCGTAGAGCCCGACCTGCTTCAGGCGGAGTTGCAGCTCGACGACCTCGGCGCCCTGGTCGCCGTAACGGAGCACCGGGGGCTGCCCGTTCGAGACGGTCGGCCTCGGGGCCACGGTCGAGGTGGCGGCGGCGCTGGAGGGCGCGAGGGTCGGGGTCGGGGTGGGCGGGCCCGACGGGGTCGCGCTGCCGCTCGGGTCCGCGCTCGGCGAGGAGGAGGGCGACGCGGACGCCTCGGTCGAAGTCGCCGTAGTGGAAGGGGAGATGGCGGACGGGCCGCTCGACTGCGGCGACTGCTCCGGTACGCCCGCCCGTACACCGCCGGCCACCGAGCCGTCGCGCGCGGGGCCGTCGTACGAGAAGAGTCCGCCGACGAATCCGCCGGTGACCAGGACGGCGACGGCCGCCCCGGCTCCCGCGAGGAGTACCGTCCGCCGTCCGGGGCGGCCGGGTTCGCCGTCGGCCGGGGACTGAACGGCCGGCTCTTCGACGGGGGCAGGCGACACCACGTCACCCGCGGTCGGCAAGTCCCCTGTGGTGCTCGGCTGTTCGGGCTCGTCGGCCGGGTCCACGGGCTCCTCGCCGACCTCCACGAACGGCCGGATCCGCACCGGATCGAAGTCCTCGGCGGCCGCCGCCTCGGCCGTACGGGACTCCAGGTGGGCCTCGGCCGCGCGGTGCGCGCAGGTGCAGGAGGGAGTGCCGTCCGCCGCCCGGGGCGCCCCGCACTCAGGGCAGACGAGGACTGGTGGTTCACTCACGCGCGTTCCCTCTCCGTACGATCTTCATATCGTAGACAGATATGCCGCGCGGAAATTCCACACCTCCTATCGATCTGGAACGGCCACATCCGCAGGGCCGAATTTCAGCCACCGCGCGTGAAGCGAGGGTGAACGGAGGCGGGCGCGGGGCCCCAACACCCCGCCAGCCCTGGGCGACTTGACGGAAGATGAGTGCACGGACCCGCGACAACATGGGGTAACCGGCGGTAACTTCTGTCCCGCCAGCACCACCCGCGCCACTCCTTCAGGAGACACTCCCCATGCGCAGACTCCTCGCCTGTCTGGCGGCGGCCACCGCCGTCCTCGGCGGGCTCACCGCGGCCGCCCCGGCCGCCTCGGCCGCCGACTCGGGCAGCTTCAGCGTCCTCAGCTACAACGTGGCCGGCCTGCCCGAGGCCATCTCCAGCGCGCCGACCCCGCGCGAGCCGAGCACCACGGCGATCGGCCAGCGGATCGCGCCGTACGACATCGTCCATGTGGAGGAGGACTTCAACTACCACGCCTACCTCTACGCGGGCGACACCGCCCACGCCTACCGCACCCCCACCAGCGGTGGCGCCGGCATCGGCAGCGGTCTCAACACCCTCTCGAAGATCCCCTACGACGTGGACGACTTCGAGCGGGTGCGCTGGAACTCCTGCCAGTACGACTCGGGCGACTGCCTGACCCCGAAGGGCTTCACCTTCATGCGGGAGCGCCTCGCCGAGGGCGTCTACGTCGACTTCTACAACCTGCACACCAACGCGGGCACCAACGACGGCGACCTCGCCTCGCGCGCGGACAACCTCAACCAGCTCACCGCCTTCATCAACAGCCACTCCAAGGGCAACGCGGTGGTCGTCATGGGCGACACCAACACGCGCTACACCCGCTCCGGCGACACCATCGGCGAGTTCGCCGCGGCCAACGGCCTCACCGACGCCTGGGTCCAGCTGATCCGCGGCGGCACCCCGCCCGCCAAGGGCAGCGACGCCCTGGTCTGCGACCAGACCGGGGCCACCGTGCCCAACACCTGCGAGGTCGTCGACAAGGTCCTCTACCGGGGCAGCAAGCTCGTCTCGCTGAACGCGACGTCGTACAACAACGAGCACGCCAAGTTCCTCACCGGCGACGGGCTGATGCTCTCCGACCACGACCCGATCGCGGTCGGGTTCAGCTGGTCGCGCAACGCCGCCTTCCAGCTGAGCGACCAGTTCGGCGGCCCGCACGGCGACTACTTCAACGACATCACCGGTGTCCCCGCCGGCGCCCGCGCCACCACCGTCGGACTGCGCGCCGGTTCCCGGGTCGACCAGCTGAGCCTGACGCTGGCGAACGGCACCACGCTCAGCCACGGCGGGACCGGCGGCACGGCCTCCTCGCTGACGCTGGGCAGCGGTGAGTACCTGACCTCGGCGCAGCTGTGCCAGGGCGTCAAGGACGGCAACACCCGTATCTTCTACGCCAAGTTCACGACCAGCCTCGGCCGCACGCTGGCCGGCGGCACCACGACCTCGGACTGCGTGACCCGCACCGCGCCGACCGGCTGGCAGATCGCCGGCTTCCACGGCCGTACGGGCGACGAGGTCGACAAGATCGGCTTCATCTACACCCAGCGCTGAACCACCCGCTCCAGCGCCGACCGACCCACCCCGGGGCGCGCTCCCGCGCCCCGGGGTGCACAGGAATCACAAAAGTGCGGCCGGATGATTGACGCGCTCATGGCCAGGGCCTACCTTCTGATCGATTTACCGAACTCCGTTCGAAATATCGGTCGTTGAGGTGTCCCCCCGCACGCCACCTTGGAGAACACGATGAGCGCAAACCCCCACCTGTCCCGTCGCGGCCTGCTGGGCATGACGGCGGCCGTACCGCTCGCCCTGGCCCTCGGCGCGGGCACCGCGCACGCCGCCGACTCGGCGTACGCGATGGTCTACTTCACCGAGTCGACCAACCTCGGTGACGGCACCGACTACGGCCTCCACCTCGCCGTCAGCCCCGACGGGCTCAACTGGACACCGCTCAACCAGAACAACCCCCTGGTCACCCCCACCGCGGGCGCGCTCGGCCTGCGCGACCCGTTCCTGATGCGCAAGCAGGACGGCACGTTCGTGGTGC
Above is a window of Streptomyces griseorubiginosus DNA encoding:
- a CDS encoding peptidoglycan-binding domain-containing protein, which gives rise to MSEPPVLVCPECGAPRAADGTPSCTCAHRAAEAHLESRTAEAAAAEDFDPVRIRPFVEVGEEPVDPADEPEQPSTTGDLPTAGDVVSPAPVEEPAVQSPADGEPGRPGRRTVLLAGAGAAVAVLVTGGFVGGLFSYDGPARDGSVAGGVRAGVPEQSPQSSGPSAISPSTTATSTEASASPSSSPSADPSGSATPSGPPTPTPTLAPSSAAATSTVAPRPTVSNGQPPVLRYGDQGAEVVELQLRLKQVGLYDGEADGDFSRAVESAVRTYQVTRFVLQDDSGVYGTETRASLESETTEP
- a CDS encoding jacalin-like lectin, producing MRRLLACLAAATAVLGGLTAAAPAASAADSGSFSVLSYNVAGLPEAISSAPTPREPSTTAIGQRIAPYDIVHVEEDFNYHAYLYAGDTAHAYRTPTSGGAGIGSGLNTLSKIPYDVDDFERVRWNSCQYDSGDCLTPKGFTFMRERLAEGVYVDFYNLHTNAGTNDGDLASRADNLNQLTAFINSHSKGNAVVVMGDTNTRYTRSGDTIGEFAAANGLTDAWVQLIRGGTPPAKGSDALVCDQTGATVPNTCEVVDKVLYRGSKLVSLNATSYNNEHAKFLTGDGLMLSDHDPIAVGFSWSRNAAFQLSDQFGGPHGDYFNDITGVPAGARATTVGLRAGSRVDQLSLTLANGTTLSHGGTGGTASSLTLGSGEYLTSAQLCQGVKDGNTRIFYAKFTTSLGRTLAGGTTTSDCVTRTAPTGWQIAGFHGRTGDEVDKIGFIYTQR